The following proteins are co-located in the Blochmannia endosymbiont of Camponotus sp. genome:
- the rplU gene encoding 50S ribosomal protein L21, translating into MYAVFQTGSKQHRVVEGQVIHIERIDIDVGNQVEFNQILLIESNECLHIGSPFIKNGQIIAQIIAQSLNRKIKIIKFRRRKHFRKFQGHRQCFTTIKIISISNCNSNH; encoded by the coding sequence ATGTATGCAGTTTTTCAAACTGGTAGTAAACAACATCGTGTTGTTGAAGGCCAAGTGATTCATATAGAACGTATTGATATTGACGTTGGTAATCAAGTCGAATTTAATCAAATATTACTTATTGAGTCTAATGAGTGCCTTCACATAGGAAGTCCTTTTATAAAAAATGGACAGATTATAGCGCAAATTATAGCTCAAAGTCTTAATCGGAAGATAAAGATTATTAAATTTAGACGCCGTAAACATTTTCGTAAATTTCAAGGACATCGTCAGTGTTTTACAACAATAAAAATAATAAGTATCAGCAATTGTAATTCAAATCATTAA
- the rpmA gene encoding 50S ribosomal protein L27 produces the protein MAHKKAGGSTRNGRDSHSKRLGVKCFGGECVSSGTIIVRQRGNTFHPGKYVGCGRDYTLFALKSGKVLFEKRGALRRRFISIVSNE, from the coding sequence ATGGCACATAAAAAAGCCGGAGGCTCTACTCGTAATGGCCGAGATTCACATAGTAAGCGTTTAGGAGTTAAATGTTTTGGAGGTGAATGTGTATCGTCAGGCACTATTATTGTGCGTCAACGAGGCAATACATTTCATCCAGGAAAATACGTAGGTTGTGGAAGGGATTATACTCTTTTTGCTTTAAAATCTGGGAAAGTTTTATTTGAAAAAAGAGGAGCGTTGCGTCGTAGGTTTATTAGTATTGTTTCTAACGAATAG
- the greA gene encoding transcription elongation factor GreA: MKRIPMTLRGAEKLREELDYLKNIRRPEIIKNISEAREHGDLKENAEYHAAREQQGFCEGRIQEIESKLSNAHIIDIAKLTTDDRVVFGATVDVENLDTTYRQTYSIVGDDEANIKERMISINSPIARGLIGHKAGDIVRINTPKGQVRYKILQVKYC, translated from the coding sequence ATGAAGCGTATCCCAATGACTTTACGTGGAGCTGAAAAGTTGAGAGAAGAACTGGATTATTTAAAAAATATTCGTCGTCCAGAAATTATAAAAAATATTTCCGAAGCGCGGGAGCATGGCGACTTAAAAGAAAACGCTGAGTATCATGCTGCTCGAGAACAACAAGGATTTTGTGAGGGGCGTATTCAAGAAATAGAGTCTAAGCTTTCTAATGCACATATTATAGATATTGCCAAACTAACTACTGACGATAGAGTAGTTTTTGGCGCTACGGTTGATGTCGAAAATTTAGATACAACATATAGACAAACGTATAGTATTGTAGGAGATGATGAGGCAAATATTAAAGAACGTATGATTTCTATCAATTCTCCTATTGCTAGAGGTTTGATTGGTCATAAAGCAGGAGATATTGTTCGAATTAATACTCCGAAAGGGCAAGTAAGATATAAAATACTCCAGGTTAAATATTGTTAA
- the obgE gene encoding GTPase ObgE yields MKFVDMTNITVIAGNGGNGCISFQKSGRRASFLKKPNGSNGGNGGDVWLLADPNINTLNYFHSNCVFRAGHGQCGRSRGCTGKRGKDVIVKVPWGTRVSYKKTNKLLGDMGIHHKRLMVAKGGRHGLGNGHFKSSVRRNVLNTHGSTGEFQHLLLELLLIANVGIFGLPNSGKSSFIRMISAAKPKVADYPFTTLVPYLGVVQINNYDRFIIADIPGVIKGASHGLGLGMRFLKHLEHCQILLHFIDIAPVDDSDPLENIITIQHELSNYNTNLASKPCWLIFNKIDLLERHVAEKRINHVISSLKWKGRYYSISSVHNTNVSSLCNSIMKFIVHHTQSQETTLMYTQDNE; encoded by the coding sequence ATGAAATTTGTCGACATGACCAATATTACGGTTATTGCGGGTAACGGCGGGAATGGATGTATTAGTTTTCAAAAATCAGGAAGAAGAGCTTCTTTTTTGAAGAAACCTAATGGTAGCAATGGAGGAAATGGTGGAGATGTTTGGTTATTAGCAGATCCTAATATTAATACTTTAAATTATTTTCATTCTAATTGTGTTTTTAGAGCTGGACATGGACAATGTGGACGTAGTCGTGGTTGTACAGGGAAAAGAGGTAAAGATGTTATTGTGAAAGTCCCGTGGGGAACCAGAGTGAGTTATAAAAAAACAAATAAATTATTAGGAGACATGGGTATTCATCACAAGCGGTTGATGGTGGCTAAAGGAGGGCGCCATGGTTTGGGAAATGGACATTTTAAATCTTCTGTACGTCGTAATGTACTTAATACGCATGGGTCAACGGGAGAATTCCAACATTTGCTATTAGAATTGCTTCTAATAGCAAATGTTGGAATATTTGGATTACCTAATTCTGGAAAATCTAGTTTTATTCGTATGATATCGGCAGCTAAACCAAAGGTAGCAGATTATCCATTTACTACATTAGTACCGTATTTGGGTGTAGTACAAATTAATAACTATGATAGATTTATTATTGCGGATATTCCGGGTGTTATTAAAGGCGCTTCTCATGGATTGGGTTTAGGAATGCGATTTTTGAAGCATCTAGAACACTGTCAAATTTTACTGCATTTTATTGATATTGCGCCTGTGGATGATTCCGATCCATTAGAAAATATTATTACTATTCAGCATGAGTTAAGTAATTACAATACAAATTTGGCTAGCAAACCTTGTTGGTTAATATTCAATAAAATAGATTTGTTGGAACGACACGTGGCGGAAAAAAGGATTAATCATGTTATTAGTTCCTTAAAATGGAAAGGGCGCTATTACTCTATATCTTCTGTGCATAATACGAATGTATCATCGCTATGTAACAGTATTATGAAGTTTATTGTTCATCATACTCAAAGTCAAGAAACAACCCTTATGTATACACAGGACAATGAGTAG